TCAATTTCTGTATTCTGGTTggccttcctttttccttcctttttgtgaACAGACTTCTGGCAAGTAAATACCTGAAAATTACTCATGCTAACAGTTTAAACTTCTCTATAtacatttaacaaagaaaaaataaataaaatgagtaagtatCTCTGaatctttttatactttttgagcttttaacatgAAAACTCACACGGCCCCCTCCCGAAAGAACCCCGTCTGGAAGTGTTACCTGTGCTCACCTGATGCACTGGTAGAGCGTGCTCAGCTCGGCCACCAGCTCAGATGCCCCTTTGTTCTCATTGCAGCACAGATTGTGAACAGTTTCAACAGCTTTTGACGTTGACTTCAGCTCATCTTTGTTGATGCTCACCCGCTTGTTCTGAAAGCACAGGAGAGCCGGTGACTCCTGACGGGCACACatcctcctgggggtgggggtgggggtgaccctGTGTCCGCCCTTCTCTCTGCAAACCATCTTCCCCATCTCCCAGGTCAAACTTCCCAGCCACATACGGCACACAGAAACTGAAAGCCAAGGAGACCGTCGTTTGCCTGTGGCTAGGGAAATCAGTTCATCTTTTAAGTCACTTCCAATTACAGTTTGAATTAGTATTATAGATGCGATGCACATTTTCTTGAGACATTTAGCACTTTGACTGTTTGATGTGTAAACACTAGGAAAGATACTTCTCACACTAGTTGGGCTCATGATTTCTTGCAGCCAAAATGCCCAAATGACACCAAGGAGAAGAGGTGTCTTGTCTCCCTGAAAGTCCAAGAACTCGCAGAACTGAGGGCACCTTCTTCCAGGTCTCCACCACGCTGGCTGCGTACGCCAAGATGTGGATGTACTTGTGCTTGTGGTCCTGGTTGATTCTGGCCCCGGGTTTGAAGAGCGACTGCATAAACAGGTCCAGGAAGGCCGGGACCCGAATCTGCAGAGAAACACACAACtcactgagaaggaaagagagagaaggtagGTAAGTCCATACACACTTGTGGGGGACTGCCGGCTTACATCCACCCCTGCAGGCGCCCTGGGCATGCGAGGGTCAAGCGCGTGATGAGGAAGGACCAGGGAAAGGATAGAGATATTTCAATAGGAATTTGCACTCACTGACTTAAGAGAAGTAAGAGGAACACCAACTTTCCAAAGCAGTACTTCCAACTGGCATTGAGGGTGTcccatcttatttatttatttttttccatcttattaAAATGAAAGGCAACTCACAAGTTCAACAGGCGGTGGGTCCATGCTTGTGAACATCTTGAACAAGACCGTGATGTCAGCCGGGTTCAGGGCGCCCTTGGACAACATAGCCCCGAGGGCCTGACAAGCCCTGGGGTAGGAGGCAGCTGTGCCCAGGGCGAGCGTGATCTGACTGGCATCATGGCCTCTAGGAAAAAACCACATACCCCATCATCGACAAGGTGGCACCCCACCtcgccctccccttccctctctccctccctccttctctcacaCTTATGCTTTCAACTCTTGGGGTCCCTCTGTTTCTTCCTATTTCTGCATTCACTCGGATGTTCACTAATGGACCCGAGAAAACAGCGTTTACAGCTAACTGGGGAAGAATGACTCAGTCCGGCTCACAGACTTCCCAAAAGGAACCATGTACTTTTTGTGTATCTTAAGATTCTGTTAGTAGAAAATAAAGCTAGTAAGGGCTAATTTTGTTCAAAGATACAGGCAATCTAACAATTAGATGACTGAGTAACTGTTTCAGGACTGTTGTCATTTGCCACTGATGAATCCCAATACATTGGGAATTCAGGTTCATAAAAACAGTGCATTAAACGATAATCAGATACTTTACAAAATATTCAATAGAGCAGAACTTTACAATGCAGGCTGTCTCCATGTAGTGAGAACCACCCTGACTCTTCTAGCTCTTCAGGTTACCAGGATGTTTACTTATATGTCAAAATGGAAGAGAGAGCCTTCGTTTGCGGAAACAGGGCAATGGGAGGGGTGCGGAGGGAGCACCCGGGAGCCCCGCTCACTTCTCCTGGGCGAAGCGCTGAACCTCCTGTGCGATCCTGCGCACGGCGGAGCCGCCCTGCTCCTCCTGGGCCAGCACGGACATCATGGCCTGAGCAAACAGGTACGTGTGCTCCCCGTGGCACACCATCTTCTGAAAAATTGCAGGGAGAGAGTGTTAGGACGCATGATCGCAGCAGTGACACCTGTAGACAGAAGAGCGAGACGCCAACCGTTCTGCATGGGAGGCGCCTTCCGAGCCAGACAGCCTCCACACAGAGCACCTCATGTGTGAACGCGTGGGACCCAAAACAGCCTCCTTGTAATCAGAGCTTCAGAAAGTAAAGAACTTACAGCAAACTCAGGGAGATTTTTTTCAAGGTTTTCTTCTCCTCCGTCCAAAATTGTAGCTAGAGAGGTACGCAGTACTCTGGAAAACACCTCCAGCTGCTGGCAGGCTGTGGACACGCTGGTTATCTCCCCTTGGTATCCTGCATCAGAGATAAGCTACAACGCAGAAATAAGCAGCCAAACACAGTGTCCTCAGGCCCACCCGCCacgtctggggtggggggtgaggagggacaAGCACAACCTGGTCGCGGGGTCACACCTTTACCCGGATTCCTGCTTCACCACTAACTAGGTTTGTGGCCCCGGCCAACCACCCCCTTGGCTCTTCATGTGGGAGATGGAGAAGACGGGCCAGGCCTTCCTATGGCTCCTCTCTGAACACAAATGGCTCTGATGTGTTCCTGCCAAATCCTAAAACAGTCTACGTCAACCCCAGAACATACAGATTCCGTTTTCTTGCTCAATTTAAGACTCACTAACGTGAAACGATGAAGACCTTCACCAAACAAGCCGGTGGGACCTTTCAAAGGAAAGAGACTACCAACCAAGCAGCCCAAATAACTCTGTTCACAGACACCTGTCTCTACCCCAGGGCTCTTCCCACCTTGACGGTGAAGTTGAGCATCAGACAGTCTGGATGGGCTTCCGCCAGCTTGTAAAACAGATCTCTCCAAGTGGTGTGTGCGATCATCTGTTCAAGCCATGCGGGGGTCTGACAAGACACAAATGGCAAGATAACGGGCCCTGTGAACAATCACAGAACAGTGCGGCTGGAGAAGCCCCGAGCATCCAGCATGGCCCCACAGGCCCAGGGCTGGCGAGGACACGCGGGagctgagtggcagagccagagccCTGAACGCCCACTCTGGCCGGTGTAAAACTCAGCTCCGCGAGAGCGAGCTGCAAGGCGCCTCCTGGGATGCCCGAGGCCGGCGGGAGCACGTGCGCTGCGAGCCCAACTGGCTGCAGCCCAACTGGCTCTCAGCCGTCAGCCGTGTGCCCGTGACAAAGAGAATAAAGCGACTGAAATGACGCATGACGCAGGTGGTCTCGTCCGTCGTCATGTGGAGCAGCCACGAAAATGTGCCTCCGGCTCTCCGACTGTGTGACTGACAGGCCAGGGCCCGGGCCCCGGGAGTGGCACGAAACGGGAGGTGAGACCCCACTGCTCCTCCTCGCAAGCTCAGCACCCAGCTGCCTCCTGGCGTCAAGATCTCACCGCCCTGAATAGAGCATTTAACGGGCAGTTCTGTCTCTGCAAGTTCTGTCTCACACCCTGATTTCAGACCCCAACTCTCACGACACTCACACAGCCCGCCGCCCTCCACTGTATACGCGGAATTAGCACAAGACTCCAGGAACTGGTATTAGAAACAGGAAAAAGGTTCCTCACCTCTCCTTCTTCAGTAAAGATAGAATCCGCTTTACGGGGGTCGAAATGTTTGATCAGTAAACTCTTCAAGTGATTTTCCACAGTTTCCTGAACCTGCACTGGTTCAACACCTGACAGAAGATGAAAGCAACTGGGTGAAAGCGGCAGTCTCTCAGTTCGCTGTGTTACTGTAGAACAAGTAGAGAGATCGAGAGTCTACAAGTGCATCAGGTATCACAGGACTGCCTCTGACCACTTCGGATTTGGGGCCtcttaaaaaatcaatattaatcATAGTTAACGGTAAGACCCAAAAAGGAGCACAGGGCAGAACACACAAGGATGTCTGTCCACGTGAAAAGGACAGTGACATCTTCGAAGCCTTGCTAAGGACAAGGACAAACGTCCACAATAGACAGGTAGGAGGATGGAAAACCATACCCCGCCCAGGAGAACAGAGCAGATGCCAGGCAAGAGGGACATTCGCATGTAATCACCATGACAGCAAGGAACCGACCAGTTTCCGGGCAGTACTCACTCTGTGATGTCGTCTGTACCCAGTTCAGTGGATTTACAGTAAAGCTCTACTTTGATCATATTAGCTAAAAGCCATCACCATACCCAGTCCTAAACTACCCTCATTTACCGCTTGCTGTAACACACCTCAAAAGTGACGCACTAGACATGCGCTGTCTAATTCTGTATACAACAGGGCGGGGAGAACAGCGCGGGGAGCATCACATTTGCAGGCTACCTGCAAATCTCGATTATTGAATCAAAGATAAGAATCaagaggaaggtatagctcaagtggtagagcatgtgcttagcatgcacaaggtcctgcgttcaacccccagtaactcctctaaaactaactaactaaataaataaccctaattacctcctcccctgcccctaaaaaaaaggtaagaatcaAGAAGATGAAAATGAGTGAGAAGTTCAGTTCTTACTTACAGAAGTCTTAAAAACCAGGAAAACCAAGAAGGCCTTTCCCATTTACCAGCATTATAATGATCCAATGGTCTATTATAAAGAGAGGGAGGTGACGAGCCATGACCAGGGCGCCCACAAAGCACCTGTCTGAATGAGCCACTCGGCCAGCAGGTTGACAGTCTGGGCCACAGCAGTATAGTTCTCCGACAAGAGCTGGATCACATTCTCCGGAGACCCTCCTGCCTGAAAATACCTAGAAAAGTCAACGAACCAGCTATGCCACTCAGATGAACGGCAcagggcgtgggggtgggggccctcAGAGGGGCAGAGGAGAAGACAGGTTACTGAGATTTTTAAGTTGGGGAAGACCCCAGAAGCCTTCCATTCCAATATCCCATTATTCTTACTTTTACATGTCATCTTCTGGGTCTATTACAAAACTGTCTAAATTATCCCCGCCTCCTCCCGAACAAACCACCTTTCTCACATACCTCTTCAGAGTGTTGAAGATGGAGGGCTCCATTATATAATCCCGGGTGGAAAACTTGTGTAGGCATTCTTGCTGGACCTCGGCATCATCCTCTCCCTCTCCATAGTCATCCTCCTGCTGTTGGTAAAAAACAGCCATGCCGCCTGTTCATTAATACAGACATCCTCACCTTAAACCCACATGACGCCGTCCATGTCAAAAGTATTCCACACGCGTTTCACCTGCCTCTCACGACAGTCTCAGGAAGTACGCTGGACCAGTAACGACGGGCTAAGAAGAGGGAAGCCAGAGGCACACCAAGTGGGCTGGTCTCTCAACTGCATGCTGGCACATGTGTGTACGGTAGTCACACAAGTGCCTTCATCTCATGCAAGATACGTTATCTGGGcacctgtttcctcctctcttaCACAAAGAACAACAGTGCCTTCTCCCATTGGGCTGTTGGGAGGATTCCGTGTGCTAATTTTTGGAAGAGCCAAGCACGGTACCTGACATTTAGTAGAAGTTCAATAGCTGTCAGCGATCATTATTGTTCTCACACATGCCACGTAACGCTTTCCAACAAGTGATTCTTGAAGGCACAAGCCATCAATTTGCTGGCAGAAAGATCTCCGACTTGCCTCGAATCAGCAGGCCTGGCTGGACACTAGGCACACACCTTGCCCACGCCTGTATTTTCACACATTGTCTACGGCCGCTTTCCGCTGTGACGGCGCGTGGAACTGTGACAGAGACCCGCAGAGCCAAAAATACTTACTCTCAGGCCCTTTATGGAGAAGTTTGCCCACCCCTGGTCTAGACTTACATCCTGAAGGCATGCTTTGGGGGCAGAGGGAACAAGATCCCTTCATTGTGGAGACCAGGGGCCTCCTCTCAGATCTTATTTGAGTGGGCGCCTTGAGTAAGGCCATGAAGGGGCGCCGGCCTGCGCCCCGAGACTCACCCTGTGCGCCTGTGCTCCTACCGGCACTCTCTGCTCCTCCACATCTTCTCTTGGGTCATGCCACCTCCCTGCTCATACATCTAGAATCTGTctagatctctctctctcaagcTCCACACTTGAgaattctcttttctcatttccatcaGGATGTCCCATTCCAAACTCATGAGGTCCAAAACTGacctctcttttccctcttaaCAGATCTTCCTACAACCCATATTTTAGTAAAGGATTCCATCATCTACCTGTTACCCTAAACTCAAAAACCTAGGAGTGGTCCTCAATTTCCatccaccaccccacccccacatcctgTCACAAAGACCCATCAGTTCTGTCCCCCACATGTCTACCCAATGTGGCCCCTCCTTGCAcgcctccctccacccttccttATAGTGTTGCATGCCTGCAGTAGCAACGGTCCGCCAGAGGCTCAGTCTCATTCCTTCCTGATGCCACAATGACCTTCAGAAGCCACAAATCTGGTGTTTCTTTCTTGATTAAagtttcctctctccctcagaAAAGACATCCAAGTTCCAGCATGACCCTCCCCTTCCACTGGTTCTCCTGGCCACTCCCATCCCTTGCCACTCCCCACCAGCAACCTGCAGCCAGACTAAACTACTGCATTTCAGTAGCTTCGTCCATCATCTGGGCTTAACATCACAGTAGCCTCCTTACCCATCTTCCTGCCTCCCCAGATCTGCCGAACATGAGTCAAGTGAACAGATTTTGGGTCACAAAAACTGATCTACTGCTGTCTTTCAAAATCCAGTTTGTGTCACATTCCTtgactttctttccctcttccatgAAGTAAGTTAGAATGAACATGAAATGAGCACCTAGTCCACCCCTCTCATCGATGAGAGCCTGTTAGGGTCGGTGGGCCAAATTAGGATCATGATTAAAGTTCTCCAAACCCGAGACCCCCTCCAACCTCCTGTCTGGGGGGGATGTCTGGGCCCGGGTCTGCCAGTCCCAACTGCATAAGGCAAATCACTGGAGTGCTCAGTCAATAAGTGAAGGCACTGGTCCTCAGATATGGCCTCGTTGTAAACCCCTCTGACTAGAAGGGTGACAAGTACTATGACATGGTGAACAAGACGCTGGAAACCGCAACCCCCCACTAAACTGACTGACACCGAAGTTCTCACACCTGGACCACTTCGGTGGGTCAGCAGTTAGCTACAGCAGCCATGGAGACAACGGACCTGCATCGGACCCCCGGTCCTCCATTTCTTAGCTTCATGACCTTGGGCAGGCCACTAGCGCCTCCTGTCTCACTCTCTCCATTTACAAAATGAGCAGCGTGACAGCCAACTCAGTATCCTGAGCGtggaatgagataatgcatgaaaGCCCGGAGCCAGCACAGGGGTTCCGTCAGCTAAATCCGAATCCGTGCACTCCACGCTAAGCCTCCAACGCCGTGGAATGACCCAACACTCGAGTGTCGGTGTCACTCCCTGTCCCACACTGTTGAACAAATCGTACTTTTCAGCAGCTTTCAAAGGCCCCTCTGAAGCGGCTCCCTCCCGGACCTCACGCCAGTTTCCACCAGGCATCTAACCACACAGGGCTCCTTTCAGCTCCAGGAACAGAGCGTCGATCTTCGCATCCTTGGACTTCTCCTTCCAAGCCCTCTTTGCACCACCCGCCCCTTCAACGAAGTAAGCTCTGCTCtgtgcttccttccttccagcacCGGTTCAGTACGTCCTAAACATGCCTAAATTCTGACTCCTGATAAAAGGCAGGTTCCCAGGCTCCCCTCCAGACCAACTGCTTCGCAGTCTCCAGCGGAGGGGCCTGAGAAGAGGATTTCAAATAAGCACTTCAGATGGGTCTTAAGATGCGTGTAAGGCTGGGGTCCCCTGACTGAGCTAGAACGCCGGGTTCCGGCTTCCCAACCCTTGTCTTCAGGGGGGAAGGTTATGACCTGTCCTCAGCTTCCACAGCAAACGCCGGATGGTCCAGGATGGACGATCCTTTCCTAGTCACTTAGCCCACGGATGGCTTAAATCCGCCCAAGGCATCCACGAGTCTGGTTTTCAAAACTGTGAGGCACACGGGAGAGGGCCCAACTCCCACTTTTCCCCCTCATGATGCTGGGCTGGACTGTTTTTTGAAGAGTATTACTATCTTTTTTAACCGTGTGGCTGAGACGACTCCTCCACCTTCGACCTCACGTCCGACCCACCCGGGGACTCGGGAGCCACAGCGTCTGGCACTGAGGCCGCCCCAGCGCGGCCGGCGGTCACCAGTGGGGGCGGGGCCCTGCGGCCAGGCCCTCCCCGGGGGCCCGGGTCCCCGCAGCGCTGCCCGGCCccgcgccgcccccgccgcccccgccgcccccgccgcccccgagAGGTCGCGCGCTCGGCCCCCGCGGCAGCGGCGTGAGGGGCGGGCCCGCGGCGgcggggggcgcggggcgcgCGCGGCAGGAAGGGGCGGGGCGGGCTGTGCTTGGACCatgcggcgggggcggggccggctcGCCTGCGACGGAGACCAACTGGCCTCGTCGGGGGCGCCCGGTGCCCCCCTCACCTGGCCGCTGTCCGCCTCGTCGCCCCACTCGGCCGCGCTCCCGAAGTAGTCCTCGTCCATGATGGCGCCTGGCGCGGTCCCCGCCATCCTCTACAGCGAGCGCGCGCGCGAGCACCGCGCATGCGCACGGCGGATGGGCGAGCGCACGCgcggccccgcggccccgcccccagcgGACACGCGCCTCCGCCCAGGCGGGAAGCGAGGGGGCGGGCAGAGGGCCGGGCGGGGGCGTGGCCgaggcagggggcggggcgcAGAGGGCAGCCTACCAGGGCAGAGGCAACCTacgaattttttttaaatatgggttattattattaattattattttaatttcttgaatatgtgtaagtatatttgtcctttatgattggattaccgcattctgttgatttttactttgtagttggctttattcctttgataactatataagtttaaaaagccaaagatctaatctgttcttagaaacaataattagtacatacatgtaaccaaaaaaaagtgcagtatagggtatatatgtatttacacgcaatataatgtgtatgtgcagtcgaactgtaataattataagaaaacttgagacaggaaaacaaaaggataataaaaacaattttgaaagagaaaaaaataaatatgagtgattttctgattttatatatatatttgaagtatagttgatttacaatgtgttagtttcaagtatacagcaaagtgattcagttatagatatatatactttctttttcagataattttccattataggttattacaagatattgaatatagttccctataatATACAGTAActtcttgttgtttacctattttatatatagtagtgtgtattttatatatagtagtgtgtatctgcaaatcccaaactcctaatttatcgctcctccaccttcccctttggtaaccataagtttgttttctatgtctgtgagtctgtttctgttttgtaaataagttcatttctgtcattttttttagattccacatataagtgatatcatataatacttgtctttctctgactgtcttcacttagtatgataatctctgggtccatccacattgctgcaaatagAAGCATCCCTAACTGATCCAGGGACACAACCTGGTTGGGCCCCCATTGGCTCCCGATAGAAGTTTTGCTCTAGACTCACAGTTGGCCTGGGTTCGGGTCCCGGCTCTGCCCCTTCTTCATTGCGATTTTTGGtcctctgagcatcagtttcctcacctgacaCCTGGGCACAGGGGCAGGGCCCACTTATCAGATACACCGTGTAGAgccatgaaaatgttttaatatctgttaaaatcagaagaaaaatgagtaGTGTAATAATGAATCCAGCCAGGGTTGGATTTGTATAAACATAATTGGTATGAAGTACTAATGCaatgtaaaatacaattttttataacaaatgtgtaaaatacaatttttaatatttctttatggAAGAAGGGTCCAAGAAGGCAAAAGTGTCAAGGGCCCACGGATGTCACAGAGCGGCCTGGAAAAGGGGGCCTACCTCGTGGGGTGGTTGCTAAGGATAACTGAGAGAATGCTTCGAAAGCCAGTAGCTTGGTTCCCAACATGTAGCAGGTGGTCAAAAAATCAAAGCCTGATGATACTCAGGGGAAGTTTTGAGCAGGGATGTTACCACCACCAGATTTGGATCCTGTGAAGGGTAACACCCATGTCTGTAAGGAGAGAGCCTTAGAGACAAGAGCTCCAGAAGACTGCTCACAGCCCACTTGCAGAAGGCTCGGCCCCACTGTGCTTCCATGCAACCcttctttcctcatctgaaaacaaGTGAAATCAGGACAGAAGGTGACAGGTGCTGCTGTTCTGAGACCATTAGGAGAGACCCGCTTGGGGcgatcagagaaggcttctccCAGAAACTTCTATTTGAGCTGAGTCAGATGGCAAAGGAGGAAAGCAAGCTGGACCAGGACGAGGACACTAAGAGAGCAGAGCTGACAGGACGAAGGTGGCCAGGGATCCTTGGAACCCAAAGGCCACCGAGGCTGGCAGCTGGCAGGCCAGGGAGAGGCCTGGGTGAAGTGGGCCAGGCAGGTGGGGTGAGATCCCAGTGGGGAATTGGTTTTTTTGCTAAGAACTATTGGGAAGGATTTAAGGCACTAATGTATGTAGAGCACCGAGCATGGAGCttacacacagtaggtgctccataagTATTAGTTATTATGATGAGGATGAAATGTGTGGGGTGctctttggttttttgtttttttggtttgttcactTTGAGGGAAGGACCAGATCATATCTGGGTTTTTGAAATTGCTTCTCTTGCGTGAggccacaggccttctggagggAGCCTGGAGGTGAGAATGCAAGTTAAGAGGCCTCAGTGGGAGTTAACAGAAGCTAAGAAGTGGCAGGGTTGGGGGGGCTGGTGTAGAGCTGCTGTGATCCAGGTTAACTCCTGAGGATGCTGCAGCCTTGGTTGGGGGGACCGAGGAGCCTGCCTGGAAGGATGCTGCTGAGACTTGCAGCCTGTGCACCAGCGATGGCGCACCACGGAGGCAGGGAGCCCTGGAGATGGACAGGTTGCAGCAAGGGACCCTGAGTTTGATAATGAGCTCAGATTGGGTCGTGCTGACTGAAGGTGCCGTCAGGACACCTGCACCGAGATTAGGTGCAGGAGCCCGGAGAGGGGAAGGTCTACGGCTCCTGATTCAGCGACTTGGCTCCAGCTTCTGTTCACAAGATTAAAGTGTATGAAGTTAAGGAGCGCCCCTGCTGTTGGCTTGTTTCAGGgttcattttcatttgcttcCTGAAAATGTTACGAAGAATGGATGGCTGCTGTTATCACTACCTTTCctcttggactttttttttaaaatggtgccTGAATTAAATGCAGGCAAATTAATATGTGTATAACTAATTGCATCTACAGAATCAGGGATTATTTAACTCGCCTCTCCTTCAACCAAAAGGTTACTTATTATTAAATGGATTAAGAAACAATCCCTAATGGAAACATCACATTCAGTCTATAAGCAGCAATGATTTAGAATAGTTGGGTCTGTCGGTCTTGCCTCCTGAGATACTGTTGCCCTGTCGTTTTTAAACAGCCTTGTCTGAAGTGTCCAAATTAGCTTGCATTACTTAACATAAGTGCTCTCAAGtcttttaagatattttcctacttaagaaaaattctggtggagaACTTCCTTGGAAATCAGAAGTTGATTTCACTTAATCCATTCAAGAAGTATTTCCCGGGTGCCTACTCGGTGTCGTGTGCTGTGATGTAGCTGTAAACCATGAACCCAGTCTATCTCGTGCTAATGgccaagaaagggaaaaaaaagccacgTCCGATGTtaagggaagggcagaggggaggggtcTTGACCTCAAAGACAGTGCAAGGAAAAGCCCTTCTAGGGAAATGATGTTTAATCTGAGACTTCAGACTTGAACCTGGAGGTTGAAGAGAATAGGGCACAGTAAAGAAAAGAGGATGGTAAAAGAAAATGACTGGAGAGCGGAGatgaaatggggggggggggagggcgaGATACCAGAGAGATAGGCAGGAGCCAGTTGGCCTAGAAATTTGCAAgtagtttggactttatcctttTAGCCAGGATAATGGGTAGCCACTGAAAGCTTCTAAACACAAGCGTGGCATGGTCAGATGTAGGGTTTTCAGAGGTCATCCTGGCTGCCATAGAGAAAGGCTCTGAAGGGAGCAAAGCAGAGGTTGGGAGACCAGTTAGGATGTGTTGATGAGACGTCCAGGTGAGACTCGACAGTAACTGAGATTGAGGCAGGCGGGGGAATGGAGGGAATACAGCTGGGAGATGCTTAGGAGTCCGGGCAGACAGAGTTTGAAGGGTCTTATCCGGTACCAGTGTAATAAACACCCACATATTTAAATTCTTCATCTTCTATTCATGTCTCAGCCCAGGCCTCTCTGTCTCCAGTCTCCTGCCGATGCCATCCTTCCTTCTACCTCCAAAGAACACTTCTCTGTCTTCAACCTATGTGATCTCTAGAGACGGCAGAGCCTCAGCACAGAGACTTGGACTCTTGTCTTTCCCGCTCTCTCCCTAAGGGACCTCATTCATCCCCCATCTTTAAAGCCATCAATACACTGAGAACTCTCAAATTCGTTCCACTAGCCCTTGTGTCTTCTCTGATCTCCAGACTTGTGTATCTACCTTGATCTCACCGTTAGGTTTCCCCATGAGCATCTCAGCATCCCCGTGATCACCCCAAATACAGTGCTTCTGCCTTCTTCG
Above is a window of Camelus dromedarius isolate mCamDro1 chromosome 18, mCamDro1.pat, whole genome shotgun sequence DNA encoding:
- the NELFCD gene encoding negative elongation factor C/D isoform X2, which produces MAGTAPGAIMDEDYFGSAAEWGDEADSGQQEDDYGEGEDDAEVQQECLHKFSTRDYIMEPSIFNTLKRYFQAGGSPENVIQLLSENYTAVAQTVNLLAEWLIQTGVEPVQVQETVENHLKSLLIKHFDPRKADSIFTEEGETPAWLEQMIAHTTWRDLFYKLAEAHPDCLMLNFTVKLISDAGYQGEITSVSTACQQLEVFSRVLRTSLATILDGGEENLEKNLPEFAKMVCHGEHTYLFAQAMMSVLAQEEQGGSAVRRIAQEVQRFAQEKGHDASQITLALGTAASYPRACQALGAMLSKGALNPADITVLFKMFTSMDPPPVELIRVPAFLDLFMQSLFKPGARINQDHKHKYIHILAYAASVVETWKKNKRVSINKDELKSTSKAVETVHNLCCNENKGASELVAELSTLYQCIRFPVVAMGVLKWVDWTVSEPRYFQLQTDHTPVHLALLDEISTCHQLLHPQVLQLLVKLFETEHSQLDVMEQLELKKTLLDRMVHLLSRGYVLPVVSYIRKCLEKLDTDISLIRYFVTEVLDVIAPPYTSDFVQLFLPILENDSIAGTIKTEGEHDPVAEFIAHCKSNFILVN
- the NELFCD gene encoding negative elongation factor C/D isoform X1 encodes the protein MAGTAPGAIMDEDYFGSAAEWGDEADSGQQEDDYGEGEDDAEVQQECLHKFSTRDYIMEPSIFNTLKRYFQAGGSPENVIQLLSENYTAVAQTVNLLAEWLIQTVTQRTERLPLSPSCFHLLSGVEPVQVQETVENHLKSLLIKHFDPRKADSIFTEEGETPAWLEQMIAHTTWRDLFYKLAEAHPDCLMLNFTVKLISDAGYQGEITSVSTACQQLEVFSRVLRTSLATILDGGEENLEKNLPEFAKMVCHGEHTYLFAQAMMSVLAQEEQGGSAVRRIAQEVQRFAQEKGHDASQITLALGTAASYPRACQALGAMLSKGALNPADITVLFKMFTSMDPPPVELIRVPAFLDLFMQSLFKPGARINQDHKHKYIHILAYAASVVETWKKNKRVSINKDELKSTSKAVETVHNLCCNENKGASELVAELSTLYQCIRFPVVAMGVLKWVDWTVSEPRYFQLQTDHTPVHLALLDEISTCHQLLHPQVLQLLVKLFETEHSQLDVMEQLELKKTLLDRMVHLLSRGYVLPVVSYIRKCLEKLDTDISLIRYFVTEVLDVIAPPYTSDFVQLFLPILENDSIAGTIKTEGEHDPVAEFIAHCKSNFILVN